In a single window of the Acyrthosiphon pisum isolate AL4f chromosome X, pea_aphid_22Mar2018_4r6ur, whole genome shotgun sequence genome:
- the LOC103308082 gene encoding uncharacterized protein LOC103308082: protein MIKKSNKKFEDLEVGVNVRVSIPDVDRARGLPRNVLAAIISIEDNMYKLGTENGILKHLYTRTEIFLYKEKFILLENVLKLSAEKEITFREAAGVNSVMGTQGFQRCHCKTKCKTTKCTCRSNNRLYTWKCHNSLSCENK, encoded by the exons atgattaaaaaatctaataaaaaatttgaagatCTTGAAGTAGGGGTAAATGTTCGAGTTTCAATTCCCGATGTTGATCGAGCTAGAGGTTTACCACGAAATGTGTTGGCTGCCATCATTAGTATCGAAGATAACATGTATAAATTAG gaacAGAAAACGGTATTCTCAAACATTTATACACAAGAACGGAAATTTTTctttacaaagaaaaatttatTCTTCTCGAAAACGTCTTAAAATTATCTGCCGAAAAAGAAATTACATTCCGTGAAGCGGCTGGCGTCAACAGTGTTATGGGAACTCAAGGATTTCAACGTTGCCACTGCAAAACAAAATGCAAAACAACTAAATGTACTTGTAGATCTAATAACCGGCTTTATACATGGAAGTGCCATAATAGCTTATCATGCGAGAATAAGTGA
- the Ccdc25 gene encoding coiled-coil domain-containing protein 25 isoform 2 (isoform 2 is encoded by transcript variant 2; The RefSeq protein has 1 frameshift compared to this genomic sequence), producing MVLQYTSTAVDPPVTLLRGVDSYENDELIENMLPEDVWFHVDSLSSAHVYLRLKEGQTIDDIPKQLLEDACQLVKANSIQGCKLAEVKVVYTMWSNLKKLPGMKPGEVSFLNPSSVKKVNVKKEKTIVNRLQKTEKTIVIDYESARAERERREIEKKKAARKINLENKKEEERRNREAAELK from the exons ATGGTATTACAGTACACAAGCACAG CTGTTGACCCACCTGTAACGCTCCTGAGAGGTGTAGACAGCTATGAAA aTGATGAACTTATTGAAAATATGTTACCTGAAGATGTGTGGTTTCATGTGGATAGCCTCTCATCAGCACATGTGTATCTAAGGTTAAAAGag ggCCAAACAATTGATGATATTCCTAAACAATTGTTGGAAGACGCATGCCAATTGGTTAAAGCAAACAGTATTCAAGGATGTAAATTAGCTGAAGTTAAAGTAGTTTACACAATGTGgtcaaatcttaaaaaa ttacctggCATGAAACCTGGGGAAGTGTCATTTCTGAATCCTAGTAGT GTAAAAAAGGTTAACGTGAAAAAAGAGAAGACTATTGTTAACAGATTACAGAAGACCGAAAAAACTATAGTAATTGATTACGAGAGTGCAAGGGCTGAGAGGGAACGAAGAGAAATTGAGAAGAAGAAAGCagcaagaaaaattaatttagaaaacaaaaaagaaGAAGAGCGTAGAAATCGTGAAGCTGCTGAACTAaagtga
- the Ccdc25 gene encoding coiled-coil domain-containing protein 25 isoform 1 (isoform 1 is encoded by transcript variant 1; The RefSeq protein has 1 frameshift compared to this genomic sequence): MVLQYTSTAVDPPVTLLRGVDSYENDELIENMLPEDVWFHVDSLSSAHVYLRLKEGQTIDDIPKQLLEDACQLVKANSIQGCKLAEVKVVYTMWSNLKKLPGMKPGEVSFLNPSSVKKVNVKKEKTIVNRLQKTEKTIVIDYESARAERERREIEKKKAARKINLENKKEEERRNREAAELKSYSSLMKTENMTANTDYSGYDSDSFM; this comes from the exons ATGGTATTACAGTACACAAGCACAG CTGTTGACCCACCTGTAACGCTCCTGAGAGGTGTAGACAGCTATGAAA aTGATGAACTTATTGAAAATATGTTACCTGAAGATGTGTGGTTTCATGTGGATAGCCTCTCATCAGCACATGTGTATCTAAGGTTAAAAGag ggCCAAACAATTGATGATATTCCTAAACAATTGTTGGAAGACGCATGCCAATTGGTTAAAGCAAACAGTATTCAAGGATGTAAATTAGCTGAAGTTAAAGTAGTTTACACAATGTGgtcaaatcttaaaaaa ttacctggCATGAAACCTGGGGAAGTGTCATTTCTGAATCCTAGTAGT GTAAAAAAGGTTAACGTGAAAAAAGAGAAGACTATTGTTAACAGATTACAGAAGACCGAAAAAACTATAGTAATTGATTACGAGAGTGCAAGGGCTGAGAGGGAACGAAGAGAAATTGAGAAGAAGAAAGCagcaagaaaaattaatttagaaaacaaaaaagaaGAAGAGCGTAGAAATCGTGAAGCTGCTGAACTAaa gtCTTACTCATCTCttatgaaaactgaaaatatgaCAGCTAACACTGATTACTCTGGCTACGATTCGGACAGTTTTatgtaa